A genome region from Streptomyces sp. NBC_01296 includes the following:
- a CDS encoding nuclear transport factor 2 family protein: MNVARTTTTSRALRAMTVLTAAAALCATAPTAHAAQDTDRRAPGIVGAWARAWNGTEPQALGALFTADGTYTDEAVAITFRGRTEISGWKARADSLIDNVRVTVRAAHRDGDRITVRAVYSGHLKGAPQPFAVPMTTLLDLGGNHCRIVSDRDHYSLAAVLRQSGLPADWTPPAA, from the coding sequence ATGAATGTTGCACGTACCACCACGACGTCCCGCGCGCTCCGTGCCATGACGGTGCTGACCGCCGCCGCAGCCCTCTGCGCCACCGCCCCCACCGCCCACGCCGCGCAGGACACCGACCGGCGCGCGCCGGGGATCGTCGGCGCCTGGGCCCGTGCCTGGAACGGCACCGAACCCCAGGCGCTCGGCGCCCTGTTCACCGCCGACGGCACGTACACCGATGAAGCCGTGGCCATCACCTTCCGTGGCCGGACGGAGATCTCGGGGTGGAAGGCCCGCGCCGACAGCCTCATCGACAACGTCCGCGTCACCGTCCGCGCCGCCCACCGCGACGGCGACCGCATCACCGTCCGGGCCGTCTACTCCGGCCATCTCAAGGGCGCGCCCCAGCCCTTCGCCGTGCCGATGACCACCCTGCTCGACCTCGGCGGGAACCACTGCCGGATCGTCTCCGACCGGGACCACTACAGCCTGGCCGCTGTCCTGCGCCAGTCCGGCCTGCCCGCCGACTGGACCCCGCCCGCCGCCTGA
- a CDS encoding AMP-dependent synthetase/ligase has translation MTTKLRLPGRPEELTLPALLARNAAEYGDLPALSWREGDGWTTLSWTEVRRKVAVLASGYAALGIERGEHVLIMMGNRPEHWLSDLALVHLGAVPVTVYGTSAPEQIAHIARHSRARVALLEGARELARWEPLLADAQVPLERLVVAEAADAGAHRTYGSLHASGARTHRPDAFEKAWQESRPEDPLTVVYTSGTTGDPKGVRLTHRNIMLQSVRLDRRVDLPEHAEHICYLPFAHIAERILGIYLPLLRAAHVRLVADPAAVGSAVRELHPVQFFGVPRVWEKLAASVRAVLAQLPAAQREAIEAANDLARARAGHRERGEQIPAALEASYARAKEQVLDPLLGLAGLDRLRWTASATAPMPIDVVRFWAGWGITIMDAWGLTETSGVCTVNSPDGFRLGSVGQAIEGLELRLAEDGEILTRGGTVFGGYLRPDGSVESAHDTEGWFATGDIGRLDEDGFLWLTDRKKELIITSNGKNVSPALVENTVKEHPLIGQALVHGDGRSYLVALLVLDGELAPAWAAARGIEAGSLAGLAAHPAVREEVARAVEAANARLNRTEQIKRYRLLTEEWGPETGELTPSLKLRRRVVREKYGALIDGLYEEPHEGPHEAAPGAV, from the coding sequence ATGACCACGAAACTGCGACTGCCCGGACGACCCGAAGAGCTCACCCTCCCCGCACTGCTGGCGCGCAACGCCGCGGAGTACGGGGATCTCCCCGCCCTCTCGTGGCGCGAGGGCGACGGCTGGACGACCCTCAGCTGGACCGAGGTCCGCCGCAAGGTCGCCGTCCTCGCCTCCGGATACGCCGCCCTCGGCATCGAACGCGGCGAACACGTCCTGATCATGATGGGCAACCGCCCCGAGCACTGGCTCAGCGATCTCGCCCTCGTCCACCTCGGCGCCGTCCCCGTCACCGTGTACGGGACCTCCGCGCCCGAGCAGATCGCCCACATCGCCCGCCACAGCCGGGCCCGGGTCGCCCTCCTCGAGGGCGCCCGCGAGCTGGCCCGGTGGGAACCGCTGCTCGCCGACGCGCAGGTGCCCCTGGAGCGGCTGGTCGTGGCCGAGGCCGCCGATGCGGGTGCGCACCGCACGTACGGCTCCCTGCACGCGAGCGGCGCCCGCACGCACCGCCCCGACGCCTTCGAGAAGGCCTGGCAGGAGTCCCGCCCCGAGGACCCGCTGACCGTCGTCTACACCTCCGGCACCACCGGCGACCCCAAGGGCGTCCGGCTGACCCACCGCAACATCATGCTCCAGTCCGTCCGCCTCGACCGGCGCGTGGACCTGCCCGAGCACGCCGAGCACATCTGCTACCTGCCGTTCGCGCACATCGCCGAGCGGATCCTGGGCATATACCTGCCGCTGCTGCGGGCCGCCCACGTCCGGCTCGTCGCCGACCCCGCCGCCGTGGGGAGTGCCGTCCGCGAGCTGCACCCGGTGCAGTTCTTCGGCGTGCCCCGGGTGTGGGAGAAGCTCGCCGCGTCCGTACGGGCGGTGCTCGCGCAGCTTCCGGCCGCGCAGCGGGAGGCCATCGAGGCCGCGAACGACCTCGCCCGCGCCCGGGCCGGCCACCGGGAGCGCGGCGAGCAGATCCCGGCCGCGCTCGAAGCCTCGTACGCCCGCGCCAAGGAGCAGGTGCTGGACCCGCTGCTGGGCCTGGCCGGGCTGGACCGGCTCCGGTGGACGGCCAGCGCCACCGCGCCGATGCCGATCGACGTCGTGCGGTTCTGGGCGGGCTGGGGCATCACCATCATGGACGCCTGGGGGCTCACCGAGACCTCGGGCGTGTGCACGGTCAACAGCCCGGACGGCTTCCGGCTGGGCTCGGTGGGGCAGGCGATCGAGGGGCTGGAGCTGCGGCTCGCCGAGGACGGGGAGATCCTCACGCGCGGCGGGACCGTCTTCGGCGGCTACCTGCGGCCCGACGGGTCGGTGGAGAGCGCGCACGACACCGAGGGCTGGTTCGCGACCGGGGACATCGGCCGCCTCGACGAGGACGGGTTCCTCTGGCTGACCGACCGCAAGAAGGAACTCATCATCACCTCGAACGGCAAGAACGTCTCTCCGGCGCTGGTGGAGAACACCGTCAAGGAGCATCCGCTGATCGGCCAGGCCCTGGTGCACGGTGACGGCCGCTCCTACCTCGTCGCCCTGCTGGTGCTGGACGGGGAGCTGGCCCCGGCGTGGGCGGCGGCGCGCGGCATCGAGGCCGGCTCGCTCGCCGGGCTCGCGGCGCACCCGGCCGTCCGGGAGGAGGTCGCCCGCGCGGTCGAGGCGGCCAACGCCCGGCTCAACCGGACCGAGCAGATCAAGCGGTACCGGCTGCTGACGGAGGAGTGGGGCCCGGAGACCGGGGAGCTCACCCCGTCGCTGAAGCTGCGTCGCCGGGTGGTCCGGGAGAAGTACGGAGCCCTGATCGACGGTCTGTACGAGGAGCCGCACGAGGGCCCGCACGAGGCAGCGCCCGGGGCCGTGTAG
- a CDS encoding MerR family transcriptional regulator, with translation MTTRAPEPTLTVDELAARAGVTVRTVRFYSTRGLLPPPVIGPRRVGHYGPEHLSRLALIEELQHQGMTLSAIERYLDALPDDLSPHDLAIHRALVATWAPDSALESSREELEKRAGRTLTDTDIRRLTAMNVLAPAPEGFRVDVGLLRLGVALLDVPIAYETILVARKVLLEHARTAAHQLTALFRDEVWGPFTQGESDPERVESMKALSAHMQPMVVQALVTAFQRSLKEELRAAFVSEPEAGRTD, from the coding sequence ATGACCACCCGGGCACCCGAACCCACGCTCACCGTGGACGAGCTGGCCGCCCGGGCGGGTGTGACCGTCCGCACCGTACGGTTCTACAGCACGCGCGGGCTTTTGCCCCCTCCCGTGATCGGCCCCCGTCGGGTGGGCCACTACGGCCCGGAGCACCTCTCGCGGCTGGCCCTGATCGAGGAGTTGCAGCACCAGGGCATGACCCTGTCGGCCATCGAGCGGTACCTGGACGCGCTGCCGGACGACCTGAGCCCGCACGACCTGGCGATCCACCGGGCGCTGGTGGCCACCTGGGCCCCGGACTCGGCGCTGGAGTCCTCGCGGGAGGAGCTGGAGAAGCGGGCCGGGCGCACCCTGACGGACACGGACATCCGGCGGCTGACGGCGATGAACGTGCTGGCACCGGCCCCGGAAGGCTTCCGGGTGGACGTGGGGCTGCTGCGGCTGGGGGTCGCGCTGCTCGACGTGCCGATCGCGTACGAGACGATCCTGGTGGCGCGCAAGGTGCTGCTCGAGCACGCGCGGACGGCGGCGCACCAGCTGACGGCGCTGTTCCGGGACGAGGTGTGGGGCCCGTTCACGCAGGGCGAGAGCGATCCGGAGCGAGTGGAGTCCATGAAGGCACTGTCGGCGCACATGCAGCCGATGGTGGTCCAGGCGCTGGTGACGGCGTTCCAGCGGTCGCTGAAGGAAGAACTGCGGGCGGCGTTCGTCTCGGAACCGGAGGCGGGGAGGACCGACTGA